The following coding sequences are from one Dreissena polymorpha isolate Duluth1 chromosome 8, UMN_Dpol_1.0, whole genome shotgun sequence window:
- the LOC127842726 gene encoding uncharacterized protein LOC127842726 produces MDAVDVMFLFRLVQSGLIFMAMAAGIVCLWHIFYFRRKSCANSGTSFGIVFAGFVHLIICVRMLSIAEEPVVLPNQAPAHLCLDYTIQALYANSIVYIFILHNLIFNHAQTTVGALFIWILSIGSIYTGLVLIWDTSGAQDVAHLNQRNFLSFTDSPKGRLEAFVSVCEKHLSSEITNVMIEYLILYLPVIIIVTWALARNFMQTREVSMLKLDILSNKECVTNSKTCDCVKLNTVLVAVLVNSAILLFLAKPGYMLYACLTSGYFRDIIPSILQTVLFTHICSQYICKVIVQRRREIQTQQVCKCETENSATV; encoded by the exons ATGGATGCCGTCGACGTAATGTTCCTTTTCCGACTCGTGCAGAGTGGACTCATTTTCATGGCGATGGCCGCCGGCATTGTTTGCCTCTGGCATATCTTCTACTTTCGGCGGAAAAGCTGTGCTAACTCCGGCACCAGCTTTGGTATTGTTTTTGCCGGTTTCGTGCACCTGATTATATGTGTGCGCATGTTATCAATAGCCGAAGAGCCAGTGGTTTTACCTAACCAAGCACCGGCTCATTTGTGTTTGGACTACACTATTCAGGCGTTGTATGCGAATTCGATTgtctatatttttattttgcataatttaatttttaaccaTGCACAAACGACAGTTGGAGCTTTGTTTATCTGGATATTGTCAATTGGCTCCATATATACTGGTCTCGTATTGATATGGGATACGTCAGGTGCACAGGATGTGGCACATTTGAATCAAAGGAACTTCCTGTCCTTCACGGATTCTCCAAAAGGTCGCCTTGAGGCATTCGTGTCAGTCTGCGAGAAACACCTTTCCAGCGAAATTACAAATGTGATGATCGAGTACTTGATATTATACCTTCCGGTTATAATCATAGTGACGTGGGCGCTAGCAAGGAACTTCATGCAAACAAGAG AAGTGTCCATGCTGAAGCTGGATATCCTTTCAAACAAAGAATGCGTCACGAATTCAAAAACCTGCGACTGTGTGAAACTTAACACTGTTCTGGTTGCCGTTTTGGTCAACTCTGCTATACTGCTGTTTCTAGCGAAGCCGGGATACATGCTGTATGCGTGCTTAACCTCGGGGTACTTCCGGGATATAATTCCGAGTATATTGCAAACGGTTCTGTTTACGCATATTTGCTCACAGTATATTTGCAAGGTGATTGTGCAGCGAAGACGGGAAATTCAAACACAACAGGTATGTAAATGTGAGACTGAAAACAGCGCGACagtttaa